One Carassius auratus strain Wakin chromosome 16, ASM336829v1, whole genome shotgun sequence genomic window carries:
- the pianp gene encoding PILR alpha-associated neural protein isoform X3, whose amino-acid sequence MRDDWSGEESVNRLKRWSDDDRKWEELGEKQMPVTVQASTTQLWAVDWGPTQPLEDETHHLLSSLETEGLRVTTPEDWSHRRSAAANQTQRPTTGERDKIETEEQGTEEVDPQFYVTVTISTVLILCAVIISAKLCYDRSLSQRPPPLSLAIPRPIAQEDSRQTLHSTPSFPDRERIPVVNL is encoded by the exons ATGAG AGATGATTGGAGCGGCGAGGAGTCAGTGAACAGGCTGAAGCGATGGAGCGATG ATGACAGGAAGTGGGAGGAGTTGGGTGAAAAGCAGATGCCAGTCACGGTGCAGGCCAGCACCACTCAGCTGTGGGCAGTGGACTGGGGTCCAACACAGCCCCTGGAGGACGAAACCCATCACTTGCTGTCCAGTCTGGAGACAGAGGGTTTGAGGGTGACTACGCCCGAGGACTGGTCGCACCGGCGAAGCGCGGCTGCCAATCAAACACAACGCCCGACTACAGGAGAGAGGGATAAGATAGAGACAGAAGAGCAGGGCACCGAGGAAG tggaccCACAGTTTTATGTGACAGTAACGATCTCAACTGTGCTGATTCTCTGTGCGGTTATCATCTCTGCTAAACTCTG tTACGACCGCAGTCTCTCGCAGCGTCCTCCGCCTCTCTCCCTCGCCATCCCTCGGCCCATAGCTCAGGAGGACAGCAGGCAGACACTGCACAGCACTCCATCCTTCCCCGACAGAGAGAG GATACCAGTGGTCAATCTTTGA
- the pianp gene encoding PILR alpha-associated neural protein isoform X1 codes for MERCSISPHIGFIPLWRFLLVTVIFCTATGDTDDRKWEELGEKQMPVTVQASTTQLWAVDWGPTQPLEDETHHLLSSLETEGLRVTTPEDWSHRRSAAANQTQRPTTGERDKIETEEQGTEEVDPQFYVTVTISTVLILCAVIISAKLCYDRSLSQRPPPLSLAIPRPIAQEDSRQTLHSTPSFPDRERIPVVNL; via the exons ATGGAGCGATG CTCCATCTCTCCCCACATTGGATTCATTCCCCTTTGGAGGTTCCTGCTGGTCACTGTAATTTTTTGCACTGCCACCGGTGACACAGATGACAGGAAGTGGGAGGAGTTGGGTGAAAAGCAGATGCCAGTCACGGTGCAGGCCAGCACCACTCAGCTGTGGGCAGTGGACTGGGGTCCAACACAGCCCCTGGAGGACGAAACCCATCACTTGCTGTCCAGTCTGGAGACAGAGGGTTTGAGGGTGACTACGCCCGAGGACTGGTCGCACCGGCGAAGCGCGGCTGCCAATCAAACACAACGCCCGACTACAGGAGAGAGGGATAAGATAGAGACAGAAGAGCAGGGCACCGAGGAAG tggaccCACAGTTTTATGTGACAGTAACGATCTCAACTGTGCTGATTCTCTGTGCGGTTATCATCTCTGCTAAACTCTG tTACGACCGCAGTCTCTCGCAGCGTCCTCCGCCTCTCTCCCTCGCCATCCCTCGGCCCATAGCTCAGGAGGACAGCAGGCAGACACTGCACAGCACTCCATCCTTCCCCGACAGAGAGAG GATACCAGTGGTCAATCTTTGA
- the pianp gene encoding PILR alpha-associated neural protein isoform X2, translated as MERCSISPHIGFIPLWRFLLVTVIFCTATGDTDDRKWEELGEKQMPVTVQASTTQLWAVDWGPTQPLEDETHHLLSSLETEGLRVTTPEDWSHRRSAAANQTQRPTTGERDKIETEEQGTEEVDPQFYVTVTISTVLILCAVIISAKLCYDRSLSQRPPPLSLAIPRPIAQEDSRQTLHSTPSFPDRER; from the exons ATGGAGCGATG CTCCATCTCTCCCCACATTGGATTCATTCCCCTTTGGAGGTTCCTGCTGGTCACTGTAATTTTTTGCACTGCCACCGGTGACACAGATGACAGGAAGTGGGAGGAGTTGGGTGAAAAGCAGATGCCAGTCACGGTGCAGGCCAGCACCACTCAGCTGTGGGCAGTGGACTGGGGTCCAACACAGCCCCTGGAGGACGAAACCCATCACTTGCTGTCCAGTCTGGAGACAGAGGGTTTGAGGGTGACTACGCCCGAGGACTGGTCGCACCGGCGAAGCGCGGCTGCCAATCAAACACAACGCCCGACTACAGGAGAGAGGGATAAGATAGAGACAGAAGAGCAGGGCACCGAGGAAG tggaccCACAGTTTTATGTGACAGTAACGATCTCAACTGTGCTGATTCTCTGTGCGGTTATCATCTCTGCTAAACTCTG tTACGACCGCAGTCTCTCGCAGCGTCCTCCGCCTCTCTCCCTCGCCATCCCTCGGCCCATAGCTCAGGAGGACAGCAGGCAGACACTGCACAGCACTCCATCCTTCCCCGACAGAGAGAGGTAG
- the cops7a gene encoding COP9 signalosome complex subunit 7a, with translation MEVDQLLSLSGSALAQAISSLLETPGLYVFSDILELPNVRELETGPHAPVYQLLNLFAYGTYCDYKERAASLPELTPAQKNKLRHLSIISLASNLKCLPYSLLLQQLELKNVRELEDLLIEAVYSDIIHGKLDQRNQQVEVDCSIGRDLGPNELPNIVNTLQEWCAGCEAVLCGIEEQVSRANQYRESQLKVKVQVETEVSNLQKTLKASSASPSSGPAPAGAASNQDADQPAEPRDPASSQEPRQPGKKSSKVKGLRGSGKIWSKSN, from the exons aTGGAGGTGGATCAGCTGCTGTCTCTCTCAGGTTCAGCTCTGGCTCAGGCCATCAGCTCTCTGCTGGAAACCCCAGGCCTCTATGTTTTCTCAGACATACTAGAACTGCCCAACGTCCGCGAG CTGGAGACGGGTCCCCACGCTCCAGTCTACCAGCTTCTAAATCTTTTTGCGTATGGAACCTACTGCGACTATAAAG AGAGGGCAGCCTCACTTCCTGAACTCACACCCGCCCAGAAGAACAAACTGCGTCACCTGTCAATCATCAGCCTGGCCTCCAATCTAAAG TGTCTGCCGTATTCACTACTGCTCCAGCAGTTAGAGCTGAAGAATGTGCGTGAGCTGGAAGACCTGCTGATTGAGGCTGTTTACAGTGACATTATCCATGGGAAACTGGACCAGAGGAACCAGCAGGTCGAGGTAGACTGCAGTATAGGTCGCGACCTGGGCCCCAACGAATTACCTAACATTGTCAACACACTGCAGGAGTG GTGTGCAGGCTGTGAAGCAGTTCTGTGTGGCATTGAGGAGCAGGTGTCGAGAGCCAATCAGTACAGAGAGAGCCAGCTCAAGGTCAAAGTTCAAGTGGAAACAGAG GTATCCAACTTACAAAAAACCCTCAAGGCAAGTTCTGCTTCCCCATCATCTGGCCCCGCCCCTGCTGGAGCAGCATCCAATCAAGATGCAGACCAGCCCGCTGAGCCAAGAGACCCCGCCTCCTCTCAGGAACCACGACAACCAGGAAAAAAGAGCTCAAAGGTCAAAGG GCTTCGTGGAAGCGGAAAGATTTGGTCAAAGTCAAATTGA
- the LOC113116437 gene encoding CD209 antigen-like protein E, whose protein sequence is MEDIENYTSLQEFTEDISQSGNRPILTAQGKQGVHKGAMCLRARGSIVLLIALLISVCVNIVLGVLLANSRRSSVAVKPDKNDESEAASLTLKLTAMQERFSRLCSEYTTLGQTCSKPVIKCRPCPEDWLHLEGRCYFFSDDKLDWQHSKESCASMGSHLTILHNHQQHHTLESVARNRGGFDYHYWIGLSDIETEGVWKWVDNTVVNTTFWSELDKEPNNHQTGGIHGEDCAVLNSHAKTWFDVPCDFSYKRICEMDPITINV, encoded by the exons ATGGAAGATATTGAAAATTACACCAGTTTACAAGAGTTCACGGAGGATATCTCTCAAAGTGGAAACAGACCTATACTCACAGCGCAGGGCAAACAAG GTGTTCACAAAGGGGCGATGTGTTTGAGGGCGCGCGGTTCTATTGTTCTGCTCATTGCTCTATTGATCTCAGTTTGTGTAAATATAGTACTGGGCGTCCTCT TGGCAAACAGTCGCAGATCTTCTGTCGCTGTAAAGCCAGACAAGAATGATGAGTCTGAGGCTGCGTCTCTAACTCTCAAACTCACAGCCATGCAGGAGCGTTTCTCCCGCCTTTGCTCTGAATACACAACCCTTGGACAGACTTGTTCAAAACCAG TGATCAAATGTAGGCCATGCCCAGAAGACTGGCTGCATCTAGAAGGGAGATGTTATTTCTTTAGTGATGATAAACTTGACTGGCAGCACAGCAAAGAGAGCTGCGCGTCTATGGGCAGCCATCTGACTATACTGCACAACCACCAACAACAT caCACACTTGAGAGTGTCGCACGCAACCGTGGTGGATTCGATTATCATTACTGGATTGGTTTATCAGACATTGAGACTGAGGGAGTGTGGAAATGGGTGGACAATACGGTGGTTAATACaac GTTCTGGAGTGAATTGGATAAAGAGCCCAATAACCACCAGACAGGAGGGATTCATGGAGAAGACTGTGCAGTGCTCAACTCTCACGCTAAAACGTGGTTTGACGTGCCCTGTGATTTCAGTTACAAACGAATCTGTGAGATGGATCCTATCACCATTAACGTTTGA